The Prosthecobacter sp. SYSU 5D2 nucleotide sequence CGATCTTGCCAGGATTGATGCCAAGCTCAACCGCATTGAGGCGGATCCAGCGCATGGCCGAGCGCGCATCCGCGATAGCCTCCAGCGGGCCACCCCGGTTGCGGTTGGTAATTCGATAATCAAAGGCCATCGTCATCATGCCGCGTGAGGCAAAATAAACGCAGTGAGGTGCAAACTGGGCAATCTGGCCATTGTCCCAGCCGCTGCTGAAAAAGAAGGCGGCGACGGATTTGGGATATTGCGGTGCTTTATCCGCCTCCGGCTCCCAGATGTAAACAGGAAGGCTGATATCACCGACGGTCTTATAAATCTCTTCACGAGCCGTCTTGAGAAGTTCCCGATTTCGGTCGAGTGGGAGTGTGCGTTGATGACCTTCGCCGAGAGATTCCATGTGTGCGTGTGGCAGAATTGTGACTCTTGCGAAAAACCTTGATCCGGCAACCTCTTTTCCAGGCTGAACAGTACCATTCAGGATGAATTTTTGTTGCTCCAACAGATTTCAGCCGCCCACAATACCGTCCGTGAAGACTTTTGCGCGTTCTATCTTTCTTTTTCTGCTGTTTATCCTTTCCTCTCAGGCATCCGGCCAGGATCCCGCCTTGAGGGTGAATCTGGACCGCGCCTACCAGCAGTGGCGGGCGGCCATCCAGGCCCAGGACCCGCGTGCCTGGGCTGCCGCCATCACCCAGTACCGCCAGGTGGTCACGCGGAACCTCATTGTCAGCCAGCGGCAGTCGTTCCCCAGCGCGGTGTTTGCCGTGCCTTTGGACCCACCGGACATCACCGGCCTGCAATTGTTGGAAGCCCAGGCGGTGGGGGAGACAGCTCATCTGCTTTACTTTGGCAAGGTGAACCTGGGCGGAGATCCCAGCCAGATTCCCAACAGTGTACTCATGATCAAGTTCTTCAATGAACGGGGTGGCTGGCGCTTCGACAGCACCAAGGTGCTGAAGCTGGCGGACCGGCCGGAGGTCGTCCAGCAGATCCAGTCCGGCGGCAAACTGGACTTTCTGGATTACCCCGAATTCACGCCGCCCGGCAAGGCGCCTGCGGTGCCGCCGCTCTGCGATGTCCCTGAAAATGTGGCCGGCTGTACGCTCCAGTCCTATGGCTTTTCGACGACTATGAGGATCAATGGTTTCGACTATCCGGTGATGTCGGATCATGCCGAAAAGATTTTCGTCATTGGAGGCCTGAAAAACGGGCCAAATGATGTGACTCTGACCGTCAAACCCACTGACATCCCTGCCGGTGAAGAGCGTCTTTTGCAGTTGGACTTCTTTGTTCTCACTGGCAAAAACGGCAAACCCCCGGTTCGCGTTTTCCATTACGAATCCAAGGATGCCGCTCTGACCAGTCCGCTGAAGCTGCCTGTGGTGATCACGGCAGATGTGCTGGAAAAAGGGCGCTGATCAAAAGCGGCAAGCATCTTGTTCACCGGCACATCCAGGGGCCGTATTCTGCCGGTACGGTTGCCTCAAAACTCATGGGCTGGTCATGGATGGGATGATGGAGGCTCAGCTTCCAGGCATGGAGCATGAGCCGTGTGCTAGGGATCTTCTGGCGGCTGGGATGGCCGTAAATTGGATCTCCCAGGATGGGAAATCCAAGCCCCTCTTTCATGTGCACACGGATCTGATGGGTACGGCCGGTGAGGAGCTTGCAGCGGATGAGGGCGGTGTCTTTATATACGGAAAGCTGCTCCCACTCGGTGATGGCTTCCTTGCCCGCACCATCATACAGAATGGCCATGCGTTTCCGGTCCACCGGATGGCGGCCGATGAGGTTCTGGATGCGGCCGCTTTTCTCCTTCGGCACGCCGTTGATGGCCGCCAGGTAAATTTTGCTCATCCGGCGTTCGGCGAAGGCTTCAGAAAGCCGCCGGTGGGCGATGTCGTTTTTGGCCACGACCATGCAGCCGCTGGTGTCCTTATCCAGCCGGTGGACAATGCCCGGGCGCATTTCTCCGCCGATGCCGCTGAGATCATCACAGTGATGAAGGAGGGCATTGACCAGGGTGCCATCCGGGTTCCCCGCCGCAGGGTGCACAACAAGCCCCGGCGGCTTGTTGAGGACGAGGATGTCCTTGTCCTCAAACAGAATCTCCAACGGTATGTCCTGGGCGACGACCTCCACGGCTGTGGCCTCCGGGATGACCAGGGAAATGGCGTCCCCAGGCTTTAATGAGATGCTGGCTTTGGCCGGACGGCCATTGAGGGTGACATGTCCGTCTCGAATCAAATCTTGCAACCGGGAGCGGGACAGATCAGTAAATCGTCCTGTAAGATGCTTGTCCAATCGTTGCCCAATATCGCTCTGCTCTGTAATAATCCAGTCCACATCACATTGTCATGATTCGAATAAATTAGGCAATCTGTAATTTCTGGCATTTCATGTGCGATGGAAGTATTGAGCTTCTGACAAAGCCCC carries:
- a CDS encoding RluA family pseudouridine synthase, which translates into the protein MDWIITEQSDIGQRLDKHLTGRFTDLSRSRLQDLIRDGHVTLNGRPAKASISLKPGDAISLVIPEATAVEVVAQDIPLEILFEDKDILVLNKPPGLVVHPAAGNPDGTLVNALLHHCDDLSGIGGEMRPGIVHRLDKDTSGCMVVAKNDIAHRRLSEAFAERRMSKIYLAAINGVPKEKSGRIQNLIGRHPVDRKRMAILYDGAGKEAITEWEQLSVYKDTALIRCKLLTGRTHQIRVHMKEGLGFPILGDPIYGHPSRQKIPSTRLMLHAWKLSLHHPIHDQPMSFEATVPAEYGPWMCR